The following are from one region of the Ruficoccus sp. ZRK36 genome:
- a CDS encoding SGNH/GDSL hydrolase family protein yields MIQAKMGRPNMYGHSPQPVTVMIHTAQRVLTRFQSTSALLLAALFLGLSLPAISTAETRQPEMFPDGAHWSAVGDSITHGGTYYAWVYLYYTTRFPEQDLSVANCGISGDTSWGTNSRYDWDVAPTEPTVATIMLGMNDVGRNYYGQEATPNIQQQREKRDDSYRKNMRKLVKKLKDQGATVILLSPTPYDDTADIETKNLKGVNAKLGAYGDFARELAEEEDLTVVDFNGPMTALNEKLQQDDPTFTLIGPDRVHPRTPGHLIMAYLFLTAQGAPAEVSSVKIDSKSLKASADNATVTDLARKGDSLNFTVKENALPFPVPSDGEVALEYIPFTEDLNQELLTVTGLAQGSYTLNIDGNSVGTFTQAELGSGVNLATLTNTPQYQQAQKVLALVKQWRSQVATLRGIAYVEHTRLKDDPKPIDLEQVRPKLEELMNKYKTTDADKPHAGYYARAIENYLKNKTSQEEISQNIEKLQTQIKQAAQPVAHEYSLQLSR; encoded by the coding sequence ATGATCCAAGCAAAGATGGGCCGCCCCAATATGTACGGCCATTCCCCCCAACCCGTAACTGTGATGATCCATACCGCTCAACGCGTCCTGACCCGTTTCCAATCCACTTCGGCCCTGTTGCTGGCCGCCCTGTTTCTAGGGCTGTCCCTGCCTGCGATTTCCACGGCCGAAACCCGCCAGCCGGAGATGTTCCCGGATGGCGCACACTGGAGCGCTGTTGGCGATAGCATCACACACGGCGGCACCTACTACGCCTGGGTCTACCTTTACTACACCACGCGCTTCCCCGAGCAGGATCTGAGCGTCGCCAACTGCGGCATCTCCGGGGACACCTCCTGGGGCACCAACAGCCGCTACGACTGGGATGTCGCTCCCACCGAGCCGACCGTCGCTACGATCATGCTCGGCATGAACGATGTCGGCCGCAACTACTACGGTCAGGAAGCCACCCCCAACATCCAGCAGCAGCGTGAAAAACGTGACGACTCCTACCGCAAGAACATGCGCAAGCTCGTCAAGAAGCTCAAGGATCAGGGTGCGACCGTCATCCTGCTGAGCCCCACCCCCTATGACGACACAGCGGACATCGAGACCAAGAACCTGAAAGGCGTTAACGCCAAGCTCGGTGCCTACGGTGACTTCGCACGCGAACTGGCTGAGGAGGAAGACCTCACCGTGGTAGACTTCAACGGCCCGATGACTGCGCTCAACGAAAAGCTTCAACAGGACGACCCGACCTTTACCCTGATTGGACCGGACCGCGTCCACCCGCGCACTCCCGGCCACCTCATCATGGCCTATCTGTTTCTCACTGCACAGGGTGCGCCCGCCGAGGTATCCAGCGTGAAGATTGACAGCAAGAGCCTCAAGGCCAGCGCCGACAATGCCACCGTCACCGACCTCGCCCGCAAAGGCGACAGCCTCAACTTCACCGTGAAAGAGAACGCCCTGCCCTTCCCCGTTCCGTCAGATGGCGAAGTCGCCCTCGAATACATACCTTTCACCGAAGACCTCAACCAGGAGCTGCTCACCGTGACCGGGCTCGCTCAGGGCTCTTACACGCTGAACATTGATGGCAACAGCGTCGGTACCTTTACCCAGGCAGAACTGGGCAGCGGAGTGAATCTCGCCACCCTGACCAACACGCCGCAGTACCAGCAGGCCCAGAAGGTTCTCGCGCTGGTCAAGCAGTGGCGCTCTCAGGTGGCCACCCTGCGCGGCATCGCCTATGTCGAGCACACGCGCCTGAAGGATGACCCCAAGCCGATCGACCTGGAGCAGGTGCGCCCGAAGCTTGAAGAGCTCATGAACAAGTACAAGACAACGGATGCTGACAAGCCGCATGCCGGGTACTACGCCCGCGCTATCGAAAACTACCTGAAGAACAAGACCAGCCAGGAGGAGATCAGCCAGAACATCGAGAAGCTCCAGACACAGATCAAGCAGGCTGCCCAGCCTGTCGCCCACGAATACTCGCTGCAACTCTCCCGCTAA
- a CDS encoding LacI family DNA-binding transcriptional regulator — translation MPDNSQPITLQSIADASGYARSTVSLALRNHPSIPADTRQKIREVADQLHYRPNPLVAALMSQLRDRNNKHQERLALICRFKNKLPHTNGEGLFYNLLYKALIDNAEKQGLGIDEFYMGTENFTDHRLSSILVSRNIHGVIFFPGLDEKVQEFPELEWEKFATVLIGYNTTRENLHQVASNYTYDIDYALERIRATGVTRIGFAIDEIVNRSTNEAWLSRYLLDQYRRPPEQQIPPFLTPNRMIPPQNLLNWLKQHRPEVILVAGGTIPKLLTSQGVRIPQDVKVVNLIQRHEPGLAGIDPHTDEVGRAAISLLTALLQGNHLGPPDFPQSISVKGQWIPGDSFPE, via the coding sequence ATGCCAGATAATTCTCAGCCGATCACACTGCAGAGCATCGCCGATGCCAGTGGTTATGCTCGCTCTACGGTCTCTCTGGCGCTGCGTAATCACCCGAGCATCCCCGCGGATACGCGGCAGAAAATTCGTGAGGTAGCCGACCAACTGCACTACCGCCCCAACCCGCTGGTAGCTGCACTCATGTCGCAGCTCAGGGACCGCAACAACAAGCATCAGGAGCGACTGGCTCTGATATGCAGGTTTAAAAACAAGCTCCCCCATACCAATGGCGAGGGGCTGTTTTATAACCTGCTGTATAAGGCACTCATCGATAACGCCGAAAAGCAGGGGCTCGGCATCGATGAGTTTTACATGGGGACCGAGAACTTCACCGACCATCGGCTGTCCAGCATTCTTGTCTCCCGAAACATACACGGGGTCATCTTCTTCCCCGGACTGGATGAGAAGGTGCAGGAGTTCCCCGAGCTGGAGTGGGAGAAGTTTGCCACGGTACTGATCGGCTACAACACCACACGGGAAAATCTCCACCAGGTCGCCTCCAACTACACCTACGACATCGACTACGCTCTGGAGCGCATTCGCGCCACCGGCGTGACACGGATCGGCTTTGCCATCGACGAGATCGTCAACCGCTCGACAAATGAGGCCTGGCTGTCCCGCTACCTGCTGGATCAGTACCGGCGTCCCCCCGAGCAGCAGATCCCGCCCTTTCTCACGCCCAACCGCATGATCCCGCCTCAGAACCTGCTAAACTGGCTGAAGCAGCACCGACCGGAGGTCATCCTGGTCGCGGGTGGCACCATCCCGAAGCTTCTGACCTCCCAGGGGGTTCGCATCCCGCAGGACGTCAAAGTCGTCAATCTCATTCAACGCCATGAGCCTGGTCTGGCGGGAATCGACCCGCATACCGATGAGGTCGGGCGCGCAGCGATCAGCCTGCTGACCGCCCTCCTGCAGGGGAATCACCTCGGGCCGCCTGATTTCCCGCAATCGATCTCCGTCAAGGGGCAGTGGATTCCCGGCGATTCCTTTCCCGAATAA